Proteins co-encoded in one Cyanobacterium sp. T60_A2020_053 genomic window:
- a CDS encoding NUDIX hydrolase encodes MKRTGRFISTVLKVIFRHPVLGVTLIPVLPDGRIVLVKRRDSGKWSLPGGMVDWGNTVPETAKRELKEETGLDLVNFRDLSGVYSGYRRDPRLHSISVTLEVEAVGMIDVTDSLEIFEARAFLVDDLPRGNLAHDHDLQLSNYFQKIRTIA; translated from the coding sequence ATGAAACGTACTGGGCGCTTTATTTCGACGGTTTTAAAGGTGATTTTTCGTCATCCTGTGTTGGGGGTTACTCTAATTCCTGTGTTACCTGATGGTAGGATTGTTTTGGTAAAGCGCCGAGATAGCGGTAAATGGAGTTTACCGGGAGGAATGGTGGATTGGGGCAATACGGTGCCGGAAACGGCAAAACGTGAGCTAAAAGAGGAAACAGGGCTAGATTTAGTCAATTTCCGGGATTTATCGGGGGTTTACTCTGGTTATCGCCGTGATCCTCGTTTACATTCTATTTCGGTTACTCTGGAGGTGGAGGCGGTGGGCATGATTGATGTTACTGATAGTTTAGAAATTTTTGAGGCTAGGGCTTTTTTGGTGGATGATTTACCTCGAGGTAATTTAGCTCATGATCATGATTTACAATTAAGTAACTATTTTCAAAAGATTAGAACTATTGCTTAA
- the argH gene encoding argininosuccinate lyase — protein sequence MTEKKTWSDRFETALNPTIAIFNASIGFDIQLIEYDLTGSVAHAKMLAKTGIIPLEEGETLVNGLEQIRAEYRAGNFNPGIADEDVHFAVEKRLTELVGAVGKKLHTGRSRNDQVGTDVRLYLRAEIEEIRSLLRQWQLTLLNHAENHVETLIPGYTHLQRAQPLSLAHHLMAYGQMAQRDWERLGQIYQRTNTSPLGCGALAGTTFPIDRHYTAELLGFESVYENSLDGVSDRDFAIEFLCACSLIMVHLSRMSEELILWASQEFSFIILKDNCSTGSSIMPQKKNPDIPELVRGKTGRVFGHLQALLTIMKGLPLAYNKDLQEDKEGIFDAVKTVKGSLQALTILLAEGLEFRTTRLAEAVQEDFSNATDVADYLASKGVPFREAYNLVGKVVKTSLGAGKLLKDLTLEEWQQLHPAFEADIYDAIAPQQVVKARNSYGGTGFEQVKQAIANLKAKF from the coding sequence GTGACTGAAAAAAAAACTTGGAGTGATCGTTTTGAGACAGCATTAAATCCAACCATTGCGATTTTTAATGCGAGTATTGGCTTTGATATTCAATTAATTGAATATGACCTCACTGGCTCCGTTGCCCATGCTAAGATGTTGGCAAAAACTGGGATTATTCCCTTGGAAGAAGGGGAAACTCTCGTTAATGGCTTAGAACAAATTAGGGCAGAGTATCGCGCTGGCAATTTTAATCCGGGCATAGCAGATGAGGATGTCCATTTCGCAGTAGAAAAGCGCTTAACTGAGTTGGTGGGCGCTGTGGGCAAAAAACTACACACGGGAAGGTCTCGTAATGATCAAGTTGGTACAGATGTTCGTCTGTATTTAAGGGCAGAAATCGAGGAAATTCGCTCTTTACTTCGTCAGTGGCAGTTGACTTTGCTTAACCACGCTGAAAATCATGTAGAAACTTTAATTCCTGGTTATACCCATTTACAGCGCGCTCAACCCCTGAGTTTAGCCCATCATCTTATGGCTTATGGTCAAATGGCGCAAAGGGATTGGGAAAGATTAGGACAAATTTACCAGCGCACGAATACCTCACCATTAGGGTGTGGTGCTTTAGCAGGGACTACTTTCCCTATTGATCGTCATTATACGGCAGAATTATTGGGTTTTGAGTCAGTGTACGAAAATAGTTTAGACGGGGTAAGTGATCGGGATTTTGCCATTGAATTTCTTTGTGCTTGTAGCTTGATTATGGTACATTTAAGCCGTATGAGTGAAGAATTAATTCTATGGGCATCTCAAGAATTTAGCTTTATTATCCTCAAGGATAACTGCTCTACTGGATCAAGTATTATGCCCCAAAAGAAAAATCCTGATATTCCTGAGTTAGTCAGGGGTAAAACCGGGCGAGTGTTTGGACATTTACAAGCACTTTTAACCATCATGAAAGGTTTGCCCCTTGCTTATAATAAAGACTTACAGGAAGATAAAGAGGGCATTTTTGATGCGGTGAAAACCGTCAAGGGTAGCTTACAAGCGCTGACTATTTTATTAGCTGAAGGATTAGAATTTCGTACCACTCGCCTCGCTGAAGCGGTGCAAGAAGACTTTTCCAATGCTACCGATGTGGCTGATTATCTTGCTTCTAAAGGTGTGCCTTTCCGAGAGGCTTATAATTTGGTAGGTAAGGTGGTGAAAACGAGCTTGGGCGCTGGTAAACTATTGAAGGATTTAACCCTAGAGGAGTGGCAACAGTTACATCCTGCTTTTGAAGCGGATATTTATGACGCTATTGCCCCTCAACAGGTGGTAAAAGCCCGTAATAGCTATGGTGGTACTGGTTTTGAGCAGGTAAAACAGGCTATTGCTAATCTTAAAGCTAAATTTTAG
- a CDS encoding pentapeptide repeat-containing protein has product MLNISEIRAGKHLDLTNINLCGQDLGGATLDNVDFSGSNLMGVNLSGASLHNAILRCNLRGADLTGADLTNADLHGADLRGAILLDCDVKNASFAGAFLGGAILTKLDLSSGDLRGADLRGASLKGAFLSFADLTNTNLRGADFSDSDLEEANLLGAVVMGADFTNANLLCAVFDTQLLSLATVTGACFPEIIN; this is encoded by the coding sequence ATGTTAAATATTTCGGAAATTAGGGCTGGAAAACACTTAGATTTAACTAATATTAATCTCTGTGGTCAAGATTTAGGTGGCGCAACACTGGATAATGTTGATTTTTCAGGGAGTAATTTGATGGGTGTTAATCTCAGTGGGGCTAGTTTACATAATGCTATTTTACGTTGTAATTTGCGTGGTGCTGATTTGACGGGCGCTGATTTAACTAATGCTGATTTACATGGTGCTGATTTGCGTGGGGCAATTCTTCTCGATTGCGATGTAAAAAATGCTAGTTTTGCGGGCGCTTTTTTGGGAGGGGCAATTTTGACTAAGTTGGATTTGTCTTCGGGGGATTTGAGGGGCGCTGATTTGAGGGGCGCTAGTTTGAAGGGTGCTTTTCTTTCTTTTGCTGATTTGACTAATACTAATTTGAGGGGCGCTGATTTTTCTGACAGTGATTTAGAAGAGGCTAATTTACTCGGTGCCGTGGTGATGGGCGCTGATTTTACTAATGCTAATTTACTTTGTGCTGTTTTTGATACCCAATTACTTTCTCTGGCTACGGTGACGGGCGCTTGTTTTCCTGAAATTATTAATTAG
- the petN gene encoding cytochrome b6-f complex subunit PetN, which translates to MDILTLGWVGVLSLFTWSIAMVVWGRKGF; encoded by the coding sequence ATGGATATTCTTACTTTAGGTTGGGTGGGCGTACTTTCGTTATTTACATGGTCTATCGCTATGGTAGTATGGGGGCGCAAAGGTTTTTAG
- the fba gene encoding fructose-bisphosphate aldolase class II, which yields MALVPMRLLLDHAAENGYGIPAFNVNNLEQILSIMDAANEADSPVILQASRGARTYAGENFLRHLILAAAETYPHIPIAMHQDHGNSPATCYSAIRNGFTSVMMDGSLGEDAKTPATFEYNVNVTAEVVKVAHSVGASVEGELGCLGSLETGMGEAEDGHGFDGKLDHSQLLTDPDEAVEFVERTQVDALAVAIGTSHGAYKFTRKPTGEILAISRIEEIHAKLPNTHLVMHGSSSVPQEWLDMINQYGGNIPETYGVPVEEIQKGIKSGVRKVNIDTDNRLAITAAIREAAAKDPSNFDPRHFLKPSMKYMKQVCLDRYQQFWTAGNASKIKQISLDDFAAKYAKGELSAKKAVAV from the coding sequence ATGGCTTTAGTACCTATGAGACTTCTATTAGATCACGCAGCCGAAAACGGTTACGGGATTCCAGCTTTCAACGTCAACAACCTTGAGCAAATTCTCTCCATCATGGATGCGGCCAATGAAGCCGATAGTCCAGTTATCTTACAAGCATCCAGGGGCGCCCGTACCTACGCCGGGGAAAACTTCTTACGTCACTTAATCCTCGCTGCCGCAGAAACCTACCCTCATATTCCCATCGCTATGCACCAAGATCATGGTAATAGCCCTGCTACCTGCTACTCTGCTATTCGTAACGGTTTTACCAGCGTTATGATGGATGGTTCTTTAGGGGAAGATGCCAAAACCCCTGCAACTTTCGAATATAACGTTAACGTTACCGCCGAAGTGGTCAAAGTAGCGCACTCCGTCGGAGCTAGTGTTGAAGGTGAATTAGGCTGTTTAGGCTCTTTAGAAACTGGTATGGGAGAAGCAGAAGACGGTCATGGTTTTGACGGTAAACTCGACCACTCTCAACTCTTAACCGATCCTGATGAAGCAGTAGAATTTGTGGAACGTACTCAAGTTGATGCTTTAGCAGTTGCCATCGGTACTAGCCACGGTGCATACAAGTTTACTCGTAAGCCCACTGGTGAAATCCTTGCCATTAGCCGTATCGAAGAAATTCACGCTAAATTACCTAACACCCACTTAGTAATGCACGGTTCTTCTTCCGTACCTCAAGAATGGTTAGATATGATTAACCAATATGGTGGTAACATCCCTGAAACCTACGGTGTACCAGTAGAAGAAATCCAAAAAGGTATTAAGAGTGGTGTGCGCAAAGTTAACATTGACACTGATAACCGTTTAGCCATTACCGCCGCTATCCGTGAAGCAGCCGCCAAAGACCCTTCTAACTTCGATCCTCGTCACTTCCTCAAGCCTTCCATGAAGTATATGAAACAAGTATGTTTGGATCGTTATCAACAGTTCTGGACTGCTGGCAATGCTAGTAAAATTAAACAAATTAGCTTAGATGATTTTGCTGCTAAATATGCTAAAGGTGAATTATCTGCGAAAAAAGCCGTTGCTGTATAA
- a CDS encoding precorrin-8X methylmutase, with product MDWNWLTAQNFRAIDRKISRNDYSPAQYEVIRRVIYATGDLDYRHIIAFSRQPLLAGLGALLARTPIVVDSPIIQSALTPLLHHTFGNLVYAFEEIVSPLASQKNNLLVNLIKGYPQAIYIIGQSQRALVSILELTEKSAIFQPSLVIATHSGLVRKEIINSRLSQSFLPHIRIDSAKGGNDVAVAIFQALIDLAWLSEGNYQLTMDNE from the coding sequence ATGGATTGGAATTGGTTGACGGCGCAAAATTTCAGAGCGATTGATCGTAAAATTAGTCGAAATGATTATTCTCCAGCTCAGTATGAGGTAATTCGTCGAGTTATTTATGCTACCGGAGATTTGGATTATCGCCATATCATTGCTTTTTCTCGTCAACCGCTACTGGCTGGGTTGGGGGCGCTTTTAGCGCGCACCCCCATTGTCGTAGATAGTCCAATTATTCAATCAGCTCTTACACCCTTATTACATCATACTTTTGGTAATTTAGTTTATGCTTTTGAGGAAATCGTCTCTCCTCTTGCTTCTCAAAAAAATAATCTTTTAGTTAATTTAATCAAAGGTTATCCTCAAGCTATTTATATCATCGGGCAGAGTCAACGGGCGCTGGTTTCTATCCTTGAGTTAACGGAAAAATCTGCCATTTTTCAACCTAGTTTAGTCATTGCCACCCATAGCGGTTTGGTGCGCAAAGAAATTATTAATTCCCGTCTCAGTCAGTCTTTTTTACCCCATATTCGCATTGATAGCGCCAAAGGTGGTAATGATGTTGCTGTGGCTATTTTTCAGGCTTTAATCGATTTAGCGTGGCTGAGTGAGGGAAATTATCAATTGACAATGGATAATGAGTAA
- a CDS encoding tetratricopeptide repeat protein translates to MKKKGKQKKGFSNSTSINNSSQVSDTFNQQLQTAIDALQNGQLAESKCIFEQLLKINSKHPDVLHLLGIIYAQQKDFKSAELHVTKAIECQPNQAIFYKNLANVYQDQNNLSKAIEFYQKTIELAPQWWEVYQNLGVLLGLQNELDLSIKYLEIFTQNNSKNPTGYNDLGVVYGKQKHHQKAIECFQKSLTINSQQPLTLINLANAYLEIENFILAEETSGRALELNPHSADAYYHLGLALQKQDKLTEAVSAYHQAINIKANYPEALNNLGNILSKQGKFNQAIEYYRRALDFEPTRKETHFALGNILLSQGKTEEVLQSYQQAFTIDPEFLYARSNYIFSLNYSPEYTPEYIYQQHQKWSELYEIPLYNKNSTYTNHPQADKKIRLGYVSGDFRHHSVAFFIEEIFINYNREQFEVFCYYNNEKEDDTTIRLRSLVDGWRDIHELEDEEVYQQIQKDEIDILIDLSGHTSAHRLLLFSRKPAPIQVNYIGYPNTTGLKSIDYRIVDNYTDPKGKTEHLHSENLIRLPHFLCYHPPDNSPPVSELPALQNKYITFGSFNNFAKINPPLIQYWSKILNNVENSRLILKTNYHIDKETHQYWLEIFKENGINAERVRLVSKIPDNQNHLAYYENIDIALDTYPYHGTTTTCEALWMQGVFILKNVSFSN, encoded by the coding sequence ATGAAAAAAAAAGGGAAACAAAAAAAAGGTTTTAGTAACTCCACTTCCATTAATAATTCATCTCAAGTTAGCGATACTTTTAATCAACAATTACAAACTGCCATTGATGCACTACAAAATGGACAGTTAGCGGAGTCTAAATGTATTTTTGAACAACTACTAAAAATAAATTCAAAACATCCTGATGTTTTACACTTATTAGGTATTATTTACGCTCAACAAAAAGACTTTAAATCAGCAGAATTGCATGTCACAAAAGCCATTGAATGTCAACCAAATCAAGCTATTTTTTACAAAAATTTAGCTAATGTTTATCAAGATCAAAATAACTTATCGAAAGCCATAGAATTTTATCAAAAAACCATTGAATTAGCACCACAATGGTGGGAAGTTTATCAAAATTTAGGAGTATTATTAGGTTTACAAAATGAGTTAGATTTAAGTATTAAATACTTAGAAATTTTTACTCAAAATAACAGCAAAAATCCCACAGGATATAATGATTTAGGGGTAGTATATGGCAAACAAAAACACCATCAAAAAGCTATTGAATGTTTCCAAAAATCTTTAACAATTAATTCTCAACAACCTTTAACCTTAATTAATTTAGCCAATGCTTACCTAGAAATTGAAAACTTTATTTTAGCAGAAGAAACCAGTGGAAGGGCGCTGGAATTAAATCCCCATTCTGCCGATGCCTATTATCATCTCGGTTTAGCCTTACAAAAACAAGACAAACTCACCGAAGCCGTCAGCGCCTACCACCAAGCCATCAACATTAAAGCTAATTATCCCGAAGCCTTAAACAATTTAGGTAATATTCTCAGTAAACAAGGCAAGTTTAACCAAGCTATAGAATACTATCGGAGGGCGCTGGATTTTGAACCAACGAGAAAAGAAACCCATTTTGCCCTAGGTAACATCTTACTATCTCAAGGTAAAACGGAGGAAGTATTACAATCATATCAACAAGCCTTCACCATCGATCCAGAATTTCTCTACGCGCGCAGTAATTACATTTTCAGTCTTAATTATAGCCCAGAATACACCCCAGAATATATTTATCAACAGCATCAAAAATGGTCAGAATTATACGAAATACCCTTATATAACAAAAATAGTACTTATACTAACCATCCTCAAGCAGATAAAAAAATTCGTCTCGGTTATGTCTCAGGAGATTTTCGTCATCACTCTGTAGCCTTTTTCATCGAAGAAATTTTTATTAACTACAATCGAGAACAATTTGAGGTATTTTGCTACTACAATAACGAAAAAGAAGACGACACGACAATTCGTCTCCGTAGCTTAGTGGATGGATGGCGAGACATACATGAGTTAGAAGATGAGGAAGTTTATCAACAGATACAAAAAGACGAAATCGATATATTAATTGACTTATCAGGACACACCAGCGCCCACCGCCTGTTATTATTTAGTAGAAAACCTGCCCCAATACAAGTAAATTACATCGGTTATCCTAACACCACAGGATTAAAAAGTATAGATTATCGCATTGTTGATAATTATACCGATCCAAAAGGCAAAACCGAACACTTACACAGCGAAAATTTAATCAGATTACCTCACTTTCTCTGTTATCATCCCCCTGACAACTCTCCCCCCGTTTCAGAGTTACCAGCATTACAGAACAAATATATTACTTTTGGTTCATTTAACAATTTTGCCAAAATAAATCCGCCCCTAATTCAATATTGGAGCAAAATTTTAAATAATGTCGAAAATTCTCGCTTAATCCTCAAAACTAATTATCATATCGATAAAGAAACTCACCAATATTGGTTAGAAATATTCAAGGAAAACGGTATCAATGCCGAAAGAGTCAGATTAGTTAGTAAAATTCCCGACAATCAAAACCACCTTGCCTATTACGAAAATATCGATATTGCCCTTGATACTTACCCTTATCATGGTACCACAACAACCTGTGAGGCGCTATGGATGCAGGGCGTTTTCATTCTCAAAAATGTTAGTTTCTCAAACTAG
- a CDS encoding glycosyltransferase family 4 protein gives MLISPLTDGKLITNSLENAYQQIWNDYVSKNLTKKSYKVIIDAVFFQLYQTGIARVWSSLLKEWAKTDFAQYILVLDRDNTAPKIKGISYRNIPPYSYDNVEKDRQLLQRICDEEKADLFISSYYTTPLNTPSLFIAYDLIPEVLGYDLKEQMWQEKHRAINHASGFIAISQHTAKDLNKFFPQISLDSIKIAYCGVSSSFYPSSESEISDFKAKYGIQKPYFLLGSLFGYKNSLLFLKAFAKLLNKTDFDIVSTGAGNNLPNEWRQYTYGCTFHSLNLSDNELRLAYGGARALVYPSKYEGFGMPVLEAMACGCPVITTRNASLSEVGGEAVIYVEDNDINDMIEALLKLENSEIRDNLIKAGVKQAKFFSWQKMAKVMERKITQTIDKYY, from the coding sequence ATGTTAATTTCTCCTCTTACTGATGGTAAATTAATTACTAATTCCCTCGAAAATGCTTATCAGCAAATCTGGAATGATTATGTTAGTAAAAATTTAACAAAAAAATCTTATAAAGTAATTATTGATGCAGTATTTTTTCAATTATATCAAACAGGTATTGCTAGAGTATGGAGTAGTTTATTAAAAGAGTGGGCTAAAACTGATTTTGCTCAATATATTCTAGTATTAGATCGTGATAATACTGCACCAAAAATTAAAGGTATTTCTTATCGAAATATTCCTCCCTATAGTTATGATAATGTAGAAAAAGATCGACAATTATTACAGAGGATTTGTGATGAAGAAAAAGCGGATTTATTTATTTCTAGTTACTATACAACTCCTTTAAATACTCCCTCTCTTTTTATTGCTTATGATCTGATTCCAGAAGTTTTAGGCTATGATTTAAAAGAACAAATGTGGCAGGAAAAACATCGAGCAATTAATCATGCCTCTGGATTTATTGCTATTTCTCAACATACTGCAAAAGATTTAAATAAATTTTTTCCACAAATATCTTTAGACTCAATTAAGATAGCTTATTGTGGTGTTAGTTCTTCATTTTATCCTAGCTCTGAATCAGAAATAAGTGATTTTAAAGCTAAATATGGGATTCAAAAACCTTATTTTTTATTAGGTAGTTTATTTGGTTATAAAAATTCTCTGCTTTTTCTCAAAGCCTTTGCAAAATTGCTTAATAAAACTGATTTTGATATAGTGTCAACGGGCGCTGGAAATAATTTACCTAATGAATGGCGACAATATACTTATGGTTGTACTTTTCACTCTTTAAACCTCAGTGATAATGAATTACGACTCGCTTATGGTGGGGCAAGGGCGCTGGTTTATCCCTCTAAATATGAAGGTTTTGGAATGCCTGTTTTAGAGGCGATGGCTTGTGGTTGCCCAGTTATTACTACTCGTAATGCTTCTCTTTCTGAAGTGGGAGGAGAAGCGGTAATTTATGTTGAGGATAATGATATTAACGACATGATAGAAGCATTACTAAAATTAGAAAATAGTGAAATTAGAGATAACTTAATAAAAGCTGGAGTAAAACAAGCTAAATTTTTTTCTTGGCAAAAAATGGCTAAAGTTATGGAAAGAAAGATTACTCAAACCATTGACAAATATTACTAA
- a CDS encoding winged helix-turn-helix transcriptional regulator: MMVLNSVPPEVLEQVAEYFNILSNPMRLQILNLLGEGEKCVQELVELTKTSQANVSKHLKIMLQAGIINRRPEGTSAYYYIEENLIFELSHLVCNHLAEKMEKQASKFRNITLAQKIIEG, translated from the coding sequence ATGATGGTCTTAAATTCCGTGCCTCCTGAGGTGTTAGAACAGGTAGCAGAATACTTTAATATTTTAAGTAATCCCATGCGTTTACAGATTCTTAATCTCTTGGGGGAGGGAGAAAAGTGTGTGCAGGAGTTAGTTGAGTTGACTAAAACCAGTCAAGCCAATGTTTCTAAGCATCTAAAAATTATGCTACAAGCTGGAATTATTAATCGGCGCCCGGAGGGAACATCAGCCTATTATTATATTGAAGAGAATTTAATTTTTGAGTTGTCTCATCTGGTTTGTAATCATTTAGCGGAAAAAATGGAAAAACAAGCCTCAAAATTTCGTAATATTACCCTCGCACAAAAAATAATCGAGGGCTAA
- a CDS encoding DUF4079 domain-containing protein translates to MTFEHFTTLIHPILVIIGVFPLIGIVSYFAWETRQRRLTIKAGDKSKIPPLVGKNHVEIGKKLSTAVVIVTLVGLIRPIIAKNIVPNQLWSTNLFQLIFIALIFIFTITAFIFLFLAKKSLWRGIFATLSGMGIVLLGCQDGVFRRTNEWYWSHYYYGVLVALLMIFSIAIIDDIHKDKSLKWRNVHIILNCLALLLFLGQGMTGARDLFEIAFYITP, encoded by the coding sequence ATGACTTTTGAACATTTTACTACTCTAATTCATCCGATTTTAGTTATCATCGGTGTATTTCCTTTGATTGGAATTGTTAGTTATTTTGCATGGGAAACCAGACAAAGAAGATTAACTATTAAAGCAGGAGATAAAAGTAAGATTCCTCCTTTAGTGGGTAAAAACCATGTAGAAATTGGCAAAAAACTTTCTACTGCCGTAGTTATTGTTACTTTAGTAGGTTTAATTAGACCAATTATTGCTAAAAATATTGTTCCCAATCAGCTTTGGTCAACGAATTTATTTCAGTTAATATTTATTGCCTTAATTTTTATCTTTACTATTACTGCCTTTATTTTTTTATTTCTAGCTAAAAAGTCATTATGGCGAGGGATTTTTGCTACTTTAAGTGGCATGGGGATAGTGCTTTTGGGTTGTCAAGATGGGGTTTTTCGCCGTACTAATGAGTGGTACTGGTCACATTATTATTATGGTGTTTTGGTAGCTTTATTAATGATATTTTCCATAGCAATTATCGATGACATTCACAAAGATAAGTCTTTGAAATGGCGTAATGTTCACATTATACTTAATTGTCTGGCTTTACTTTTATTTTTAGGACAAGGGATGACGGGCGCTAGGGATTTATTCGAGATTGCTTTTTATATTACTCCGTAA
- a CDS encoding Uma2 family endonuclease, translating to MVYLSAPLALEIPLSDEQFFELCQKHKDLRFERNFQGDLIIMPPTGGITSNRNADLIYQLTAWNRVKKLGKIFDSSGGFKLPNGANRSPDASFVTIKRWNQLSLKEQEKFVPLAPDFVIELKSISDKLLNLQEKMAEYEDNGVKLGWLINPDKKEVEIYRQGQKKEVLMSPLSLSGEDVLPDFTLDLSTIWNA from the coding sequence ATGGTTTATTTATCAGCGCCCCTCGCCTTAGAAATACCTTTAAGTGATGAGCAATTTTTTGAATTGTGCCAAAAACACAAAGATTTAAGATTTGAAAGAAATTTTCAAGGAGACCTAATTATTATGCCACCCACAGGAGGAATAACAAGTAATCGTAATGCTGATTTAATCTATCAGTTAACTGCGTGGAATCGAGTTAAAAAATTAGGCAAAATATTTGATTCTTCAGGCGGATTTAAGTTGCCTAACGGTGCTAATCGCTCTCCTGATGCTTCTTTTGTCACGATAAAAAGGTGGAATCAATTAAGTTTAAAAGAACAAGAAAAATTTGTTCCTTTAGCGCCCGATTTCGTGATTGAATTAAAATCAATTTCTGACAAATTGCTTAATTTGCAAGAAAAAATGGCAGAATATGAAGATAATGGAGTTAAATTAGGCTGGTTAATTAACCCTGATAAAAAAGAAGTAGAAATTTATCGTCAAGGACAAAAAAAAGAAGTTTTAATGTCACCTCTTAGTCTCAGTGGGGAAGATGTTTTACCAGATTTTACTTTAGATTTAAGTACAATTTGGAATGCTTAA